The DNA region GCGTGCCCCGGTGCAGGTGCAGGACCGTGGCGAGCGCTGTCGCGGACTCGTAGCGGAACCGCGCGTCGTCGCCGTACCGCGAGACCAGCCGGGCCTGGTCGTGGTTGTTCAGAGAGAGGCTGTTCCAGCCGGTCTCGGCCAGACCGCTCTGCCACCGCCCGAACGACGCCTTGAGGTCCCTCAGGTCCAGCGGGCGGTGGACCCACCGCTCGCGGCCACGGTCCAGCTCGGCGTGCTCGAACTGGAAGATCATGTCGAGCTCCCGGCGGGCCGGATCGGTGAGCAGCACGGCGTCGGCGACGCTCACCCCGGGCGTCTCGCCGACCGCGAGGCAGACCTGCGGTCTGCCGGCGAAGACGTGCTCGTGCATCTCGCGCAGGTAGCCGTGCAGGCGAGGGCCGTTGACGTAGAACGGGCTGCCGTCGCCGAGCCGGCCGCCGGGCGGCACCTGGCCGTCCGGGAGGTCCGGGGCCTTGTCGATGACGTTGATGACGTCCATCCGGAACCCGTCGACGCCCCGGTCGAGCCACCAGGTCATCATCGTGTGCACGGCGGAGCGCACGGCGGGGTTCGCCCAGTTGAGGTCGGGCTGTCCGGGCGTGAACAGGTGCAGGTAGTTCTCACCCGTCGACGGGTCGAAGGTCCAGGCCGGACCGCCGAACGCCGAGCCCCAGTTGTTCGGCTCGGCGCCCGGTGCGCCACCGACGGTCCCCGGGCGTGCTGGTCGCCAGATGTACCAGTCCCGCCGGCGGGAGTCCGCCGCGGAGCGTGAGTCGACGAACCATGCGTGCTCGTCGGACGTGTGGTTGACGACGAGGTCCATGATCAGCCGTATCCCGCGCGCATGGACCTCGGCGATCAGCTCGTCGAGGTCCGCGAGCGTGCCGAACACCGGGTCGACGTCCTGGTAGTCCGACACGTCGTAGCCGTTGTCGGCCTGCGGCGACGGGTACACCGGCGAGAGCCACACGACGTCGACCCCGAGCGCGACCAGGTGGTCGAGACGGCCGATGACGCCGCGCAGGTCACCGATGCCGTCGCCGTCGGAGTCGGCGAACGAACGCGGGTAGATCTGATAGACCACCGCGTCCGTCCACCACGGCCGATCCTCCGTCAGGAGCATCGCCGCGACCCCGTCATGACCGCGACCCCGTCATGACCGCGGGCCCGCCGTCACTGCGCGGGCACCCGGTCGAGGCGCGCGACGCCGATCTTCGCGTCCGCCATGCCGTAGAAGACGAAGACCGTGCCGTCGACCTCCTCGATCGCCGTCGGGAAGACCACGTTGCCCACCGTGCCGACGAGCTCGTCGTCCGTCTCGGGGGCCAGCAGCGGCTCGGCCGTCCGGGCGATGACGCGCGACGGGTCGTCGGCGTCGAGGATCATCGCGCCGGCCGCGTAGCGGACCTTGTTGCCGGTCGACCACGGGTCGGTGATCTCGCCGGAGACGCCGTGGTGGATGAGCAGCCACCCCTCGGGTACGCGGATCGGTGCGGGGCCGGCGCCGACCTTCAGCAGCTCGAACGGGAACTCGGGCAGTGCGAGCAACCGGCTGTCGTGCTGGTGGACCAGGGCGGCCACGTCCTGCTGCACCTGCTCGGCCGGCGCGTAGGAGATCCACATCCCCGGCCGGTCGTCGGTGATCCCGGCCGGGACGTGGAACCCCTCCCCCGGCCGGATCCAGCCGATGTCCCACGTCGGGCGGTGGATCATCGCGTAGCAGGGCACGCCGCCCGGCCCGGGCACGACCTCGGGGAAGACGACGATGTCCTTGTTCGAGCAGAGGTTCAGATCGGCGTCGAGCTCTTCCTGGTACTCGAAGTGGATCGGGCCGAGGCGTCGCCAGGTCCGCAGGTCCGCTGAGACCGCGAGTGCCGATCGCGGGCCGAGCGGGCCGAAGGCCACGTACGTCATGACGTGCAGCCCGAGGGTCGGGACCCAGGTGACGCGGGGGTCCTCCGTGCCGGAGTGGTCCAGGGCGCGTTCCCAGCCTGCGTCGGGCGCCAGGACGACGCCCTCCCGCTCGACGCCGATCGGGACCCCGTCCGCCAGGACGACCTTGGCCATCCCGACCCGCGAGACGTTGCCCTCGGCGACCAGCCGGGGCAGCAGGTACAGCTGACCGTCCGGTGTCCGCCCGGAGGCAGGGTTGAGGACGCCCTCGACCTCGAGCGGGTTGCCCGGTTCGGGCACCATGATCGTGTGAAGGCGCGTGAGTGTGTACGGGACTGTCGAGTTCATCAACCCTTGACTCCTGATCCGAGATCTGTCGATGTGAAGTGACGCTGGAAGAAGACGAACAGGACCACCGCCGGCAGGGCCAGGACGACGGCGCCTGCGAGCGCCACCCCGAAGGGGTTGTCCTGGGCCGCGGCCGCGTTGTCGGTGTAGTTCGCCAGTGAGACGGCGAGCGGCTGCATGGTCTGCTGCTTGGTGACGAGGAACGGCCACAGGAACTCGTTCCACGGACCGATGAACGTCAGCAGGGTCGCGGTCAGCAGTGCGGGCCGGACGAGCGGGAGAGCAACCGACCACAGGACGCGGAACTCGCCCGCGCCGTCGATGCGGGCGGCGTTGAACAGGTCCTTCGGGACCTGGAGGAAGTACGCCCGGAAGATCAGGACGGCCGTCGAGTTGATCGCGAACGGAAGGATCATCCCGAGGTAGGAGTCGGACAGACCGAAGTTGCGCACCGTCATGACGTAGAGCGGAACCATGAGGAGCTGGAAGGGCACGGTCTGCACGAGCAGCATCAGGGCGAAGAGCGTGCCCCTGCCCCGGTACCTGAGTGTCGCCAGGGCGTAGCCGGCGATGACGCCGAACAGCATCGTGCACACGAGCACGCCACCGGTGAAGATCGCCGAGTTGATCAGCGACCGCCCGAGGTTGATCGCACCGTTGATCGCGTCGTAGTTGGCGAACGAGAGGTTCGACGGCCACGGGATCAAGCCGCCCAGGGTCGCATCCTTCGTCGTCTGGAAGGACGCGACGAGCATGTAGTAGAAGGGGAAGAGGAACCCGAAGGCTCCGATGACGAGGCACGTGATCTTCGCGATCCGCACCCACAGCGGGATCTTGATCGCCGTCGCCGTCGTCCGTGCCGCGGTGGTGACGCCGGTGCTCGCGGTGGTGGTCATGTCAGTCCTCCTCCGTCATGCGGCGTGAGATCCACGCCAGCAGCAGGACGCCGATGACGAGGAAGATGCCGATCGCCGAGGCGCGGTCGGGGTGGTTCTGCTGGATGGCCTGCTGGTAGATCAGCAGGACCGGGGTGGTCGACGCCCCGTTCGGGCCGCCGCCGTTGGTCAGCAGGTAGGGCTCGGTGAAGAGGTTCGCACCGGTGATGATCGCCAGCATCGCCACGAGGGACGTCGCGGGCAGCACCCCCGGCCAGGTCACGGCCCGGAACGACTGCCACCAGTTGGCGCCGTCGGTCTTGGCTGCCTCGTAGAGCTCCTTCGAGACGTTCTGCAGTGCGGCGAGGTAGAGCAGGATGAAGAAGCCGAGCTGCTTCCAGGTGACGTACAGCGCGATCATCGGCATCGCCCACGTCGAGTTGGTGAGCCATGACGGGTCGGGAGCCAGGTCACCCAGCAGGCTGTTGACGACGCCGTTCTCGCTGAACATGAAGAGCCACACGGTCACTGTCGCGACCGAGGCGGTCACGTACGGGACGTAGTAGGCGACCCGGAAGAAGGTCACGCCCTTGATCGCCGAGTTGAGCGCGGTCGCGAGCAGCAGGGCCAGCGCGATCGTGAGCGGGACGTTGATGACCAGGAAGATGCCGACGTGCTTGAACGATGCGATCACGTCGGGGTCCTGCAGGACGCGGGCGAAGTTGTCGAAGCCCACGAACGGTCGGTCCACCTGCGCGTTCGGCGCAGCGAACGAGTACTTGTGGAACGCGATCCAGGCGCCGAGGCCGAGCGGATAGACGAACACCGCGACGAGGAACAGCGCGTACGGGGCGGACAGCAGCATGCCGATCGGGTCCCGACCGGCGAAGCGACTGAGGAGGGACGTGCGGGACGTGCGGGACGTGCGGGACGCCGATCGCGCCCGTGAGGTCGGCGGAACCGACCCCACGGGCGGCGCGGACGCCGTGGGCGACGCGCTCATCGTCGTATCCCTCAGTCGGTCGCGAGGGAGTTGATCTCGTCGGCCGCGGCCTGCATCGTCTCCGTCGGGTCGCCCGTGCCGAAGATGATCGCGCTGCTCCACGCATCACGGAAGGTCTGCCAGATCTCCGTCGAGTTCAGCGTGTTGGGCACAGCCACGGTGTGCTGGGCCTGGGCCGCCCAGGAGGCGAACGCCGGGTTGGCGTCGAAGAACTCGGCGTACGCGGTCGCGACGTCGGCGCGCAGCGGGATCTGGCCGGTCATCTCGAGGAACAGACCGTCCTGCTCCTCACTGGTGGAGTACTTGAGGAACTCCCACGCGGTGCCCTGGTTCTCGCACGCGGTGTACATGCCGATGTTCTTGGCGTCGTCGAACGTGTACGTGTCCTCCGGGGACGTGCCCTCGGACGTCGGGACCGGAACGGTCCCCCAGTCGACCTTGCCCTCGTACGAGGCGACAGCCCACGGACCGGCGATGGCCATGGCCGCGACGCCGTCGGTGAACGAGTCACCGGTGTAGGGCTCCTGGCCGGCGAGCTTCTCGGTGTACATCGTCTGCCAGAACTCCATCGTCGCCAGGCCGGCCTCGTTCATGAACGTGGCCTCGCCGTCCTCGATGAGCTGGTTGCCCTGGCTCTCCGCAGCGAAGATCGGGTAGAAGTCGAACCAGGACTGGTAGAACTCGCTCGACGGTGCCGGGTAGATCCCGTAGTCCGCCGCCCCCGAGTCGACGATCGCCTTCGAGGTGCTGATGAAGTCGTCGAAGGTCGCGAGCTCCGGGTTCTCCGGGTCGAGCCCGGCCTCGGCGAAGACCGCCTTGTTGTAGAAGACGACCACCGGGTTGGCCTTCCAGGGGAGCTGGTAGTAGCCACCGTCGGACGACGTGAACTGCGTGGCGCTGTCACCGGAACGAGTCTCGATGTAGCTCGCACCGTCCTCGAACTGCGCGAGGTCGACCAGGCCACCCTGCGCCTGGAAGTCGGCGACTGCTGCCGGGGCGGTGTTGTAGATGAGGCAGGGGGCGTTGCCGGCCGCAATGGCCGCACCGATGACCTCTTCGGAGGACTTGCCGGCCGGGATCTCCTCGGCCGTGACCTTCTCATCAGGGTTCTCGGTGTTCCACGCGGCGACGACCTGCTCCCCCCACGCCACCTCCTGCTCGTTGTTGGAGTACCAGATGGTGATCGGGCCGGTGGCGGACAGTGCTCCGTCCTCACCTGCCGGCTCGTCGGCGCCACCGCTGCACGCGGTGAGCGTCAGGGTCGCGGCCAGGCCGACGACCAGGTATCCGAGTGGGCGCTTCATTGCGTTCCTGCCTTTGCCTTGTGGTGCTCGGGACTCTTGTGTGAGGGCTTGTGCTCCACGGGAACGGATCCCGCAGGTTCTAGGGCGCCACCGTCGTCGGGGCCGCCGTGGTCGGCGCCACGGTCGTCGACCCGCGGACGACGAGCTCGGCCGGCCCGACGGTGGCCGTCTCGACCCGCTGGCCGTCGTGGACGAGGTCGAGCAGGGTGCGCGCGGTCAGCCGACCCCACGCGACAGGGTCGGTGCGGATCGTCGTGAGCGCGGGATGGACGTAGGCCGCGAGCTCCGAGTCGTCGAAGCCGATCACGGACAGGTCGCGGGGCAGGCTCAACCCCAGCGCCTGCGCGACGACCATCCCGGCGACAGCCATCGAGTCGTTCGCGTAGACGATGGCGGTCGGCCGCTCGTCCGCCGGACGCTCGAGCATCGACCGGGTCGCCTCGGCGCCACCGGCAGCGGTGAAGTCCGCCTCGGCGAACAGGTTCGGCTCGAGCCCGTGGTCACGCAGGGCCGTCTCCCACGACTGCTTGCGCTGGTCGGCGTGCAGGTAGATCGACGGACCGCCGACGTGCGCGATGCGGCGGTGCCCGAGACCGATCAGGTGCTCGACGCCGGCGACCACGCCCGCCAGGTCGTCGTTGCACACGGCGATGAACGGCGAGGGGACGTCGGGCTTGTTCAGGGTGACCGCGGGCAGCCCGAGCTCGGCGAGCAGCGGGATCCGGGAGTCGTTGCAGCGCAGGTCGGCGACGATCACGCCGTCCACCCGGCGCGCGGTGGCCAGGTTCCGGTAGACGGCTTCCTCTGCCTCCACGCTCTCGACGAAGCGCAGGAGCACGGCGGCGTCGGTGCCGGCGATCCCGAGCTCCACCCCGGCGATGAACGGTGCGAAGAACGGGTCGGAGCGCAGGGTGTCCGGTGTCCGGGCCAGCACCAGGCCGATGGCGTTCGCCCGTGAGATCGACAGCGACCGCGCGAGCATGCTCGGCTGCCAGCCGAGCTCTGCCATGGCGGCGAGGACCCGCACCCGGGTCTTGGCAGCCACACCCGGTCGGTCGTTGAGCACGAACGACACGGTTCCCTTCGAGGTCCCGGCCAGTGCGGCGACGTCGGAGATGGTCGGGCGGCGACCGGGTCCAGAGCCCTTGCTCGAGGCGACGACCGGCGGGCTCTGGGGCACGGTGGCCTTTCTCGGGCTGTGCGGACCGGCAGTGTGTCGCGGCGTCTGTGACGCGCCTTCAAACCGGTTCAGAACACAAACTAAACCGGTTTGACCCTTGTGCTGTCAAGCGCTGGGCCCCTGTCGAGTGCCGACCCCGTGTCGAAGGCCGGCCCCGCACCGCAGGGAGCAGGTCACCGGCAACCGGCGGCCGCACCGGTACAGCCTGGTGGGCGCTGGTCGGCACCCTCGCCCTCGGCATCGCCGCGATCATCGCCGCGGCCGCCCTGGTCGGCGCGTCCGAGGCGGAGTCCTTCGCCTGGTCAGTGGTCGGCCAGGACGAGCGCACGAACGACGTCGTGCGGGCCACGGTCCACCTTCGGCGTGCGACCTTCCTCCCGCTGGTGACAGTCGTCTCGGCGATCCTGGCCGCGCTGTGCGGGCTCGGCCTGGTCCAGGCGCGCCTGGACGCCCGCCCGACCGCCGGGGCCTGTCGGACGCTGCCGCTGCTGTCCCTCGGGGCGGCCGCGCTCACCCTCGTCGTCCTGCCGAGCCTCGTCGGGAACGCCTGGGCGAACGACCACTACGGCTCCGGTCACCCGCTGGTGACCCTCGCCGAGGGTTGGCCCGTGCTCGTGGCAGTGGTGGGCATCGCCGTGATGCTGGTGCTCGCCCTGCGGCCGGGAGCCGCCGGTCGCGCCCGCAAGGACGCGACGCGGGCCCGCGAGGATGCGCGCCGACGGACCGTGAGCCGTCGCCAGGAGGTCCTCGCGCGCGCCGCGCAGCGGGCACGACGCACGGACTGACCAGCACCGCGGGCACGGCGAAGGGGTGGACGCGCACGCGCCGACCGTGCAGCCGGCCGTCAGGCCTCGAACGCGTTGGCAGTCTCGAAGAGCTCCGCGAGCGTGCCGGGCCAGCGTTCCCACTGACCGTCGACGAACGGTCGCCCCTCGGGGTTGGTGAGCCGGGCGTACGTCTCGATCCGCACGAGCACCCGACGGATCGACAGGAGGGCCCCGGACCGGATCAGCTCGTACTCGGCGCTGCGAGCGACAGCCATCAGGCTCAACAGGCCGGTGTGGTCCTGGTCGGCCGTGTCCGCGATCCACGCGTCGAGCTCCCCCAGGTCGGCTGTCGACCTGGGGAGCGGCGGGATCGGGTACATGAGGATCAGATCGGCAGGGCGCACGGTTGGCTGAGGCGATCCGGCTGAGCAACCGGACATCGGGACGACCCGCCCGCAGCCCGCTACCGGCACAAAAGGCCGCGACCCGCATCTCTGCTGGTCACGGCCTTCATGCTCACTGTCTCAACGAGTGTCCGGAGGGGGACTTGAAGCGGCTGGACGGGTGATCCTGACCTGCGGAAACGCTAGCTTGTTCTAGTTTGTCTCACAGTTTGGGTGCATGTGGGTGCACCGGAGTGCACCTAGCGGACGGTTGGTGCACCCATGGGTGCACGGGTCGGCGACGGTCGACGGCCGTCTTCGCGATGCTCCAGGCAGGAGCCTCGAGCGGGTGACCTGGCGGCTGTAAGCCTCCCGGAGGGGACAGGGCAGCAACACGGGTAGGAGGTGGATGCCCACCACGAGCGCCGCGTTGATACTGGCTGGCATCCCAGGCGTGCGGTTCACCGCAGGGTCCGACATCCGGATACCGGCGGGAGCGCTTCGCGTCTCCATCGGCGAGGACGGCAAGCCGACGATGGATCCCATCGTCCCCCAGTTGCGCACGGACATGTGGCCGCACTGGCTCATCGAAGCGGTTGACGCAGTGCCTGCCGCCCGTAGCGCCGCCGACGAGGTCTCGAGGCTCGCTGCGGTTCCAGAACGAGACGAGGCTGCTCTCGATCTCGCGCTAGGTGCCGAGTTGCGGGCAACGATGCGCGCCATCACCGCCCCTGCGTTCGCGGTCGACTCGTTCTACTCGTCCGTCAAGGCGCGTTCGCCAGCCCATCCTCACGCAGAGGCGTGGCGCGCCCACCGAACACCGCGACACGCGCAGGTCTACGAGACGATTCGCTACAGTCTCAAGCTCAGGAACCCAGGCGCTCGCAAAGTCCGCGAGCGCATCAGGGAGCTCTTCCGGCTCCGAGACTGGGCTGTGCACCCCGGGTCGCAGTTCCGAGACCCGATCCTGCGGGCTGACGTCGATTCGGGCGTCGACTGGCACTTCATGGTCTTCCGCGCCGACAACGCCGTAGGAGCCGTCGCCAAGACCGTGAACATGATGGACATCCTCGTAGCGCGGATGCTTCGAGGCAGCGAAGAACTGAGACGGAGCCACGCCGGCGCCCGCAAGGCAATGACGCAGGTCCTTGAGGCATACGACCGGGCCCACCTACCCGCATTCGATAGGGCCGATGAGTCGGAGGCGAGCGGGTCCTAGGTACGCGGCACGACCCTCGGAGCGGTATGCCGCCATGCCACCCGCGGCCAGATCCGGGCGAGCGCGCCGCCCTCGGTGCGGCATGAGCGTGCAAGGGAGTGGCGACCAACCGCTCGCGCTTGTGTCTGAGGCATTCGATCGGGTGAGCGTCTGCGCCGTCGCAGGGGTGCGACCTGGCCGAAGTTGGGACCTCACGATGGCCCGGATCCGCGATCATGGAGCCGTTGCCAGCCGTACGCTCGGGTGGTCGATCCCAGGAAGGTGGCGCAGCTGATGCGACGGAAGTCCAAGGTCGTTCTCCCCGGCTTCGGCTTGGTGCTCCTCACGGGTTGCGGGCAAACAGCCGCAGAGGCTGCCCCGGAAACGGCGCCGCCGAGTCCACCGGTCGCCGACTCGGTAACGGCGACCGATGAGACACCTCAGTCGGACCCGTGCGCGGATCCGGCCGTGGCGACGCGGGTCGACGAAGCGCTGGCATCAGATTCTGAAGGCCCGCACAACAGCATCCTGGTCTCTCCGGAGGAGATGCTCGAGATGGGTCATACCGAGGCCGACGCTGCCGGACAGCTGGTGGAATGGGAGAAGCTGAGCTCCGAAGACGTCGCGTTCCAGCAGTGCCTACGCGCCCGGCAGGGCGATCCCCTGCTCGACCCGGTGCCGGGCCACGACGGGTGACTGACGCGCTCTCTCACACGTCACGCTCGATGTAGCGCCCGGGCGCACCGGTGAACAGGGGGATGCACATGGGGGCTGTCGGTCCGGGCGCACGGCGTCTGGCTGCAGTGCTCGGTCCTGCCCTGGTCGTCCTCGGCGTGGTCGCCTTCGCGGTCGGTCTGGTGCACTGGCTCGAACCGACGTGGGCCTCGACGAGCGAGGTCGCCGTGCCGATGCAGGTGAGCTCCTCGGACGGCCGTGGCGCCGACCTCAGGCTTGAGGTCGACCTCGCGCCGTACTCCGAGGTCTGGGTCAGCGGCGTACCGACCGGCGGGTTACCTGACCGCGACCACCGGTCGGAACCGCTCGGGATCGTCGTGCTCCACGCGCCCGAGGCTTCACTGACCGAACAGCTCCTCTCGCGAGCGGACCTCATGCTCCGTGGAGTCGCCCTGCTCGTCGCCGCGATCGCGCTGCGCCCTGTGCTTGTCTCCATCGCCGAGGGGGGCCCATTCCGGCCGGGGCACGAGCATCGGCTGCGCGTCGTGGCCGGCTGCGTGATCGCCGGGGGCTACCTCGCTCCGCTCCTGCCGTGGTGGGCGAGCGCGTCGGTACTGGCGCGGCTGGAGGGGGCGTACGGGCTCACGGCGACCCCAACGCACCACCTCGAGGCGTTCGTCGTGGCGGCGCTCGTCGTGCTCATCGGTGCTGTCGTACGTGCCAGCACACCTGACCCGCATGAGACAGCCGGACGGCAGGTCCGGAACTCCGACAGCATCGAGCGGGAGCCGGACGCCTAGCGTCTGGGTGCCGACCCGCGACATCGCCACCGTCTCCTGCTGTCGAGAGCCACCGCGTGGCAGGAGAGCCGGGCTCCTCGAAACTCGCCCACAAGACCAAGGCCGACGCGGCGCGCCATCCGCACATCGGCTACGCCGGACGGTCCAGCGCCTTCGCCACGCTCCGCCCCCTCCAGAATGCGGACACGGCCGGTTGGCAAGGATCGTGTCTGCTCCGCGTGTCAACGGTCGGTTCACGCCTCCCAGAGCCGATGCAAGACCCGCCGTCCGCCCTCCCCGTCGCTCGGATACGCGGGGGCTGGCGCGATCGGGGGCACGCTAGGTGGAGAGTGAGACGCTGAGGAGGTCGGCCGCAGCCGACTCCAGGGCGTCGACCTCGGTTTCGAAGTTGCGCAGGTAGGACCACGCTTCCCTCACGCGTGTGGCCTTGTCGACGCCTTGATCTCGCAGCGGTTCCATCATCTGGTCGGGAGCGGCGACGAAGAGGGCTTGAGCCCTCTTGAGAGGTTCCTGCAAGGGTCCGTTGCCGATCTCGAGGCGTGCCTGTCCGAAGGATGAGTGCAGGGCATCCACGACCTGCGCAGTTCCCGACCCGAGTCGGTGTCGAGGAAGGCGGTGAGTGTCAACGACGCCTGAAAGTGAACCCCGGATCGTCGGGACCAGGGGGTCAGTCTTCAGCCGTCGTCGACAGTGAGATTGTCCGTATCGAACGTTGCCCATCCGGGAGCCAGGACCAACTGCATGTCCGCCCATCTCCTCGCGTTGCGAATCAAGTCGCTCAGAAGCGAGCGAGCGCGGTCCCGTGCGGAGTCCCGGCGTGCGCGCTCGGCGTCACGCGCTGAGAGCGCGTGGCCGAGCCAGACGCCGCCAAGTCCTGTCGCACCGACGAGCACTGAGCTGAGCACGTTCGTGATGTCCACGTCCCCACCATCCGGCCCCGCTGGCAGGTCGCCTGCGGCGACACGCCGTGCTTCCCGCGCGTCCAGCTCTTCGCCGCTCCAAGAGTCGTCCGGCTGGAGAGTTCTCTTCCAGCGCGCGCGTGCCCGCCGCGGCGGGCATACGACCACTGACGTTGGGCTGTCGAGTTGGCCCCGTCGTTGGATCGCCCGAGCCCGCGGCGACCGCTGTAGACGCCGCCCAGCAGCACGGGTAGTCGGCGCTCTGGGGGCGGAATCTCTCGCGGCTCGAAGCGCTGGCGCAGCCCGGGGCGGGGATGGACTCAGCTGACGGCAGCCTCTGGTCCGGACCGCTTCCGCATCTCGCCCCGCTTGCCGGGCCTCAGCGATCGCGCCTCGACCTCCTCTCGTGAGAGGGCGGGCAGGATGGCTGCCTTCACGGCGTTCAAGGAGTTCGCCATTGCCTGGGCCAGCGCCAGTGGGCGGTTGCCCAACTCCTCTGACTCCACGGCGGGGGTCGACTCGCCCGTGAAGACACCCACGCACGACCTGCTCCGCGTGTCTTGCAGAGGCCCTGGGAGTCGGGGACGTGTCGGCTGTTCGCTGCGTGACGCCCCTCGTAGGCGTGTCCGGAGGGGGAAGCAACAGGCCTCCCAACCCCCATCCGGACACACGGTGCACCCATGGGTGCACCGTGTGTCCCGCCACGACAAAGCCCCCAACCGCGTTTCCGCAGATCAGGGGCAGTATCGTCGCTGTCTCAACGAGTGTCCGGAGGGGGACTTGAACCCCCACGCCCGTTAGGGCACTAGCACCTCAAGCTAGCGCGTCTGCCATTTCGCCACCCGGACAGGGTGCGTCGAGCGGGCCCTGGAGCCCCTCGAGCGCGGGAGCCAAGATAGCACGGAGCGGCGCCGCGCCAGGACTCGCCGACTGCGGCACACTGACCACCGACGGCGCGACAGGCGCCCTGCGACGAGGAGCACCGATGTCCGACCGCGACGAGACGGGGGCGATCGAGACCGAGCGGCCCAAGGCGTCGGTCCGCCACCTGGCCGGGGCCGGTCCCGCCGCCAAGAAGGTGGCCGGTGCCCGGCGCAACCCCTCGGCCGTCGGCTACGAGGAGGCCACACCGCAGTGGCTGCGGGTCGTCGCCGGCTGGTCCTGGCGGATGCTCGTCATCGTCGCGGCCGTCGCGCTGGTGTTCTGGGCGACGACCCGGGTGCTGCTGCTGTTCATCGCGGTGTTCCTCGCCCTGGTCTTCACCGCCGTGCTGCGGCCGGTCGTCAACGCGCTCAACCGGGTCATGCCGCGCGCGCTGGCGACCGCCCTGTCGATCGTGCTGTCCATCGCGGTGATCGCCGGTCTGTTCACGTACATCGGCCTGTCGGTCGCCGGCCAGTGGGAGTCGCTGGGCCACCAGTTCAACGACGGCATCACCGCGCTCCTGCAGCTCCTCGAGGACAGCCCGCTGCACCTGACCGTCACCAACGCGGACGTCCAGGGCTGGCTGCAGCAGGCCCAGGAATGGATCTCCGCCAACAGCAGCACGATCGCCAGCCAAGCCCTGATCAGCGCCGGATCGGTGGCCCAGGTCTTCACGGCGCTGGCCCTGGCCACCTTCCACACGGTCTTCTTCCTGACCCGCGGGACGGAGATGTGGACCTGGTTCCTCAACCAGCTGCCGATGCGCATGCGTACGTCCTGGCACACCGGGGGCGGCATCGCCTGGTACACCTTCTCCGGCTACACGCGGGGCACGTTCATCGTGGCGGCGGCCGATGGCGTGCTGGCCGCGATCATCCTGCTCATCCTTCAGGTGCCTCTGGCGGCACCCCTCTCCGTGCTGGTCTTCATCGGCGCCTTCATCCCGCTCATCGGTGCACCGCTGGCGATGGTCGTCGCGATGGTGGTCGCACTCGCGGCGAACGGGCCGATCACGGCCGTCCTCGTGGGCGTCGGCATCGCCCTCGTCGGTCAGTTCGAGGGACACATCCTGACGCCGCTGGTGATGGGCAAGCAGGTGTCGCTGCACCCCGTGGCGGTCGCCATCTCGGTGACCGCGGGCACGCTCGTGGCCGGCATCCTCGGTGCGGTGATCTCGGTGCCGATCGTCGCGGTGGCGTGGGCGGTGTTCGCCAGGTTGCGTCGCATCGACCCACCGACCGACTTCTCCGACGAGCTGCTCGACCAGGACGAGGGCGACGAGGGCGACGAGGGCGACGAGGGCGACGAGAAGTCCTGAGACCGGGTCGACCGGCGGTCGGTACGCGGCGGCGTCACTGGAAGTCGCGTGAGGTGCTGGGGATCCGCAGCGACAACGGTGCCAGATGCTCGGCCAGCAGGTTCGTCGCTCCGTCGGCCCGTTCGAGCCGCCCGCGCACGACGAGGGCCGCCGAGGTCCGCGCCACCCTGCGGAACCGTT from Cellulomonas sp. KRMCY2 includes:
- a CDS encoding alpha-glucosidase, producing MLLTEDRPWWTDAVVYQIYPRSFADSDGDGIGDLRGVIGRLDHLVALGVDVVWLSPVYPSPQADNGYDVSDYQDVDPVFGTLADLDELIAEVHARGIRLIMDLVVNHTSDEHAWFVDSRSAADSRRRDWYIWRPARPGTVGGAPGAEPNNWGSAFGGPAWTFDPSTGENYLHLFTPGQPDLNWANPAVRSAVHTMMTWWLDRGVDGFRMDVINVIDKAPDLPDGQVPPGGRLGDGSPFYVNGPRLHGYLREMHEHVFAGRPQVCLAVGETPGVSVADAVLLTDPARRELDMIFQFEHAELDRGRERWVHRPLDLRDLKASFGRWQSGLAETGWNSLSLNNHDQARLVSRYGDDARFRYESATALATVLHLHRGTPYVYQGEELGMTNFPFGGIGDFRDVEAIGLFREATVEQGVDPQEVLAGLRLLGRDNARTPVQWDGTPNAGFTAGTPWLAVNPNHTRINAAAQVGVPGSVFEYYRRLIALRHTEPAVAIGAFTMLLPQDTRLYVVLRTLEDTEVLAIANLSGDAVVVPDLPDRTRWDDAEVALANYGPPPAAGPRAAPDAAGALRPLGPWEARVLRRRVGR
- a CDS encoding glycosidase: MNSTVPYTLTRLHTIMVPEPGNPLEVEGVLNPASGRTPDGQLYLLPRLVAEGNVSRVGMAKVVLADGVPIGVEREGVVLAPDAGWERALDHSGTEDPRVTWVPTLGLHVMTYVAFGPLGPRSALAVSADLRTWRRLGPIHFEYQEELDADLNLCSNKDIVVFPEVVPGPGGVPCYAMIHRPTWDIGWIRPGEGFHVPAGITDDRPGMWISYAPAEQVQQDVAALVHQHDSRLLALPEFPFELLKVGAGPAPIRVPEGWLLIHHGVSGEITDPWSTGNKVRYAAGAMILDADDPSRVIARTAEPLLAPETDDELVGTVGNVVFPTAIEEVDGTVFVFYGMADAKIGVARLDRVPAQ
- a CDS encoding carbohydrate ABC transporter permease translates to MTTTASTGVTTAARTTATAIKIPLWVRIAKITCLVIGAFGFLFPFYYMLVASFQTTKDATLGGLIPWPSNLSFANYDAINGAINLGRSLINSAIFTGGVLVCTMLFGVIAGYALATLRYRGRGTLFALMLLVQTVPFQLLMVPLYVMTVRNFGLSDSYLGMILPFAINSTAVLIFRAYFLQVPKDLFNAARIDGAGEFRVLWSVALPLVRPALLTATLLTFIGPWNEFLWPFLVTKQQTMQPLAVSLANYTDNAAAAQDNPFGVALAGAVVLALPAVVLFVFFQRHFTSTDLGSGVKG
- a CDS encoding carbohydrate ABC transporter permease; translated protein: MLLSAPYALFLVAVFVYPLGLGAWIAFHKYSFAAPNAQVDRPFVGFDNFARVLQDPDVIASFKHVGIFLVINVPLTIALALLLATALNSAIKGVTFFRVAYYVPYVTASVATVTVWLFMFSENGVVNSLLGDLAPDPSWLTNSTWAMPMIALYVTWKQLGFFILLYLAALQNVSKELYEAAKTDGANWWQSFRAVTWPGVLPATSLVAMLAIITGANLFTEPYLLTNGGGPNGASTTPVLLIYQQAIQQNHPDRASAIGIFLVIGVLLLAWISRRMTEED
- a CDS encoding extracellular solute-binding protein → MKRPLGYLVVGLAATLTLTACSGGADEPAGEDGALSATGPITIWYSNNEQEVAWGEQVVAAWNTENPDEKVTAEEIPAGKSSEEVIGAAIAAGNAPCLIYNTAPAAVADFQAQGGLVDLAQFEDGASYIETRSGDSATQFTSSDGGYYQLPWKANPVVVFYNKAVFAEAGLDPENPELATFDDFISTSKAIVDSGAADYGIYPAPSSEFYQSWFDFYPIFAAESQGNQLIEDGEATFMNEAGLATMEFWQTMYTEKLAGQEPYTGDSFTDGVAAMAIAGPWAVASYEGKVDWGTVPVPTSEGTSPEDTYTFDDAKNIGMYTACENQGTAWEFLKYSTSEEQDGLFLEMTGQIPLRADVATAYAEFFDANPAFASWAAQAQHTVAVPNTLNSTEIWQTFRDAWSSAIIFGTGDPTETMQAAADEINSLATD